The Nitrospira sp. genome window below encodes:
- the carB gene encoding carbamoyl-phosphate synthase large subunit encodes MPKRTDIQSILMIGSGPIVIGQACEFDYSGTQACKALKAEGYRVILINSNPATIMTDPEMADRTYVEPITVEVVERVIARERPDVLLPTMGGQTALNTTMGLVKHGVLEKYGVTLIGASAEAIHKAEDREAFKQAMERIGLRVPKSGTAHSRQEAVAVLEIVGFPAIIRPSFTMGGTGGNIAYNREEFEKLTDWALAMSPVSQVLIEESVIGWKEYELEVMRDRNDNVVIVCPIENFDPMGVHTGDSITVAPAMTLTDKEYQRMRDAALRVIREIGVDTGGSNIQFGVNPTNGEMVVIEMNPRVSRSSALASKATGFPIAKIAAKLAVGYTLDEITNDITGVTKASFEPTIDYVVVKIPRFAFQKFKGSDPTLTTQMKSVGEVMAIGRTFKESLQKAIRSLELELNGLVSRFGLDRGVPADFDRQQAADKLDRMLRNPLPERLWYLADAMRLGLTDKELCETTMVDPWFLAQVRQLIDCERTLVGHAADPGAVLNGELLWDAKELGFSDDRIASLLGCDAAVVAGARRQHPTRGVTYKRVDTCAAEFEAQTPYLYSTYGRECEARPSDRKKVVILGGGPNRIGQGIEFDYCCVHAAMALREDGIDTIMVNCNPETVSTDYDTSDRLYFEPLTQEDVLNLIDREQPIGVVLQFGGQTPLKLALPLSKAGVKILGTSPDAIDLAEDRERFRELLTKLGLRQAESGMARSIEESVQIAGKISYPVMVRPSYVLGGRSMQIVYDEAGLLEYMQSAVKASPNHPVLIDKYLADAIEVDADAISDGETVVVAGIMEHIEEAGVHSGDSACSLPPYTLDVDIINEIERQMRILALELGVIGLMNAQFAVKGRTIYVLEVNPRGSRTVPFVSKAIGMPLAKLAMKVMMGKTLKELDCTSAPVPGHFSVKEAVFPFNKFPGVDVLLGPEMKSTGEVMGIDGDFGWAFAKSQAGAGAGLPTGGTAFISVKESDRPAALAVGQVLSRLGMRIQGTSGTAGFLREHGLSAEVVNKVTEGRPHIVDHIKNGSVALVVNTVRTASAHADSLSIRREALHRGIPYFTTMRGAHAAAMGIEAILKKPLSIRSLQEYHPS; translated from the coding sequence ATGCCAAAACGCACAGACATTCAGTCAATTCTCATGATCGGGTCTGGTCCCATCGTCATCGGGCAAGCCTGTGAGTTCGATTATTCCGGAACTCAAGCCTGCAAGGCACTCAAGGCGGAAGGCTATCGGGTGATCCTCATCAACAGCAATCCCGCGACGATCATGACGGATCCGGAGATGGCGGATCGGACCTATGTGGAGCCCATCACCGTCGAAGTGGTTGAACGCGTGATTGCTCGTGAACGCCCTGATGTCTTGCTTCCGACCATGGGCGGGCAGACCGCGCTGAACACCACGATGGGGCTTGTGAAGCACGGCGTCCTTGAGAAATACGGCGTGACGCTGATCGGCGCATCGGCGGAAGCCATTCATAAAGCAGAAGATCGCGAAGCGTTCAAACAGGCGATGGAACGAATCGGTCTCCGTGTACCGAAGAGCGGCACGGCACACAGTCGGCAGGAAGCCGTGGCCGTTCTGGAAATAGTCGGATTTCCCGCGATCATTCGACCGTCGTTTACGATGGGGGGGACGGGGGGGAACATTGCGTATAACCGAGAGGAATTTGAGAAACTGACCGATTGGGCACTGGCGATGAGCCCGGTCAGCCAAGTGTTGATCGAGGAATCAGTCATCGGATGGAAAGAGTACGAGCTCGAGGTGATGCGGGATCGGAACGATAATGTCGTCATCGTGTGCCCCATCGAAAATTTTGACCCGATGGGCGTGCACACCGGTGACAGTATCACCGTTGCACCGGCCATGACGTTGACCGACAAGGAGTATCAGCGAATGCGGGATGCGGCGCTTCGCGTCATCCGCGAGATCGGCGTCGATACGGGTGGATCGAATATTCAATTCGGCGTCAACCCGACAAACGGTGAGATGGTCGTCATCGAGATGAACCCTCGGGTGTCCCGAAGTTCGGCGCTCGCCTCAAAGGCGACCGGATTTCCGATCGCAAAAATCGCTGCCAAGCTCGCCGTCGGATACACATTGGATGAAATCACCAATGACATTACCGGTGTGACAAAGGCTTCGTTCGAACCGACGATCGACTATGTGGTGGTGAAAATTCCTCGGTTCGCGTTCCAGAAGTTCAAAGGATCTGATCCGACCTTGACCACGCAAATGAAGTCGGTCGGCGAAGTGATGGCGATCGGACGCACGTTCAAAGAATCGCTGCAGAAGGCCATCCGCTCCTTGGAGTTGGAACTGAACGGTTTGGTATCTAGGTTTGGGCTTGACCGAGGCGTACCGGCCGACTTCGATCGACAGCAGGCTGCCGACAAACTTGATCGTATGCTGCGCAACCCGCTTCCGGAACGGCTGTGGTACCTGGCTGATGCCATGCGACTGGGATTGACGGACAAGGAGTTGTGTGAGACGACCATGGTCGATCCGTGGTTCCTGGCGCAGGTGAGGCAGTTGATCGATTGTGAACGTACTCTTGTCGGCCATGCTGCCGATCCGGGGGCGGTGTTGAACGGTGAACTGCTCTGGGATGCGAAAGAACTTGGATTCTCGGATGATCGGATTGCGTCCTTGCTTGGGTGTGATGCGGCCGTCGTCGCGGGAGCGCGCAGGCAACATCCGACCCGAGGGGTCACCTATAAGCGAGTGGATACCTGCGCCGCAGAGTTTGAGGCGCAGACTCCGTACCTCTACTCCACCTATGGACGAGAGTGCGAAGCCAGGCCGTCTGACCGGAAGAAAGTTGTGATTCTCGGCGGAGGTCCGAATCGCATCGGGCAGGGGATCGAGTTCGACTACTGTTGTGTCCATGCCGCCATGGCGCTACGAGAAGACGGGATCGATACGATCATGGTGAATTGCAACCCTGAAACCGTGAGCACCGATTACGACACGTCGGATCGACTCTATTTTGAACCACTCACGCAAGAAGATGTCCTCAACCTGATTGATCGCGAGCAACCGATCGGGGTGGTCCTACAATTCGGTGGTCAGACGCCATTGAAACTTGCGCTTCCGTTATCGAAGGCCGGTGTGAAGATTCTTGGGACAAGTCCGGATGCGATTGATTTGGCGGAAGATCGTGAACGGTTCCGTGAACTGCTGACGAAATTAGGATTACGGCAGGCGGAAAGCGGAATGGCTCGATCAATCGAAGAATCCGTACAGATTGCTGGGAAGATCAGCTATCCGGTGATGGTCCGGCCGTCCTACGTGTTGGGTGGGCGTTCGATGCAGATCGTCTATGACGAAGCCGGCCTATTGGAGTATATGCAGTCGGCGGTGAAAGCCTCGCCGAATCATCCGGTATTGATCGACAAGTATCTGGCCGACGCGATTGAAGTCGATGCGGATGCGATTTCAGACGGAGAAACCGTCGTGGTTGCCGGCATTATGGAGCATATCGAGGAGGCGGGTGTGCATTCAGGAGACTCTGCCTGCTCGCTTCCTCCCTACACATTGGACGTGGATATTATCAATGAGATCGAGCGTCAAATGCGCATATTGGCGTTAGAACTCGGAGTGATCGGTCTGATGAATGCACAGTTTGCCGTGAAAGGCCGGACGATTTATGTGCTTGAGGTGAATCCTCGAGGGTCTCGCACTGTGCCGTTCGTCAGCAAGGCGATCGGCATGCCGCTCGCAAAGTTGGCCATGAAAGTCATGATGGGAAAGACCCTCAAGGAACTCGACTGCACCAGCGCTCCCGTTCCTGGACACTTCTCGGTGAAGGAAGCCGTCTTTCCCTTCAATAAATTCCCCGGCGTTGATGTGCTATTGGGGCCGGAGATGAAGTCGACCGGCGAAGTCATGGGGATTGACGGGGATTTTGGATGGGCGTTCGCCAAATCGCAAGCGGGGGCAGGCGCAGGGCTTCCGACAGGCGGGACCGCGTTTATCAGCGTGAAAGAATCCGATCGCCCCGCGGCGCTTGCGGTCGGTCAGGTGTTGAGCAGGTTAGGGATGCGCATTCAGGGAACGAGCGGAACGGCCGGATTCTTGCGCGAGCACGGGCTGTCCGCGGAGGTCGTCAACAAGGTGACCGAAGGGAGACCTCACATCGTGGACCACATTAAGAATGGCTCGGTGGCGCTCGTGGTCAATACCGTGCGAACGGCCTCGGCTCATGCTGATTCATTGTCGATCAGGCGGGAGGCCTTGCATCGGGGGATTCCCTATTTCACCACCATGCGAGGCGCCCATGCGGCGGCCATGGGAATCGAGGCCATCCTGAAAAAACCCCTATCGATTCGGTCTTTGCAGGAGTATCATCCGTCCTAA
- the greA gene encoding transcription elongation factor GreA: protein MPTPITKKGYEALKAELSRLRKTERPKVIEAIAEARAHGDLSENAEYDAAKERQGFIESRISELETKLAEARVVEITGRTSDTVVFGATVSVVEQETQAQKQYMLVGQDEADMKFNKISVQSPVGRALIGKRVGDFVEVKTPVKMVEYEVVEIKFEEC, encoded by the coding sequence ATGCCCACACCGATTACCAAGAAAGGGTATGAGGCCCTCAAAGCGGAGTTGAGTCGGCTACGGAAAACCGAGCGGCCGAAAGTGATTGAGGCAATCGCGGAGGCCAGGGCCCATGGCGACCTCAGTGAGAATGCCGAGTATGATGCGGCCAAAGAGCGACAAGGATTCATCGAGTCGCGGATCTCGGAGCTTGAGACGAAACTGGCGGAAGCCCGTGTGGTCGAGATCACGGGACGCACGAGCGATACCGTCGTGTTTGGTGCGACGGTGTCGGTCGTTGAGCAAGAGACGCAGGCTCAGAAACAATATATGCTGGTCGGTCAGGATGAAGCCGATATGAAGTTCAACAAGATTTCGGTGCAGTCTCCTGTCGGGCGGGCCCTCATCGGGAAGCGTGTCGGAGACTTTGTCGAAGTCAAGACTCCCGTGAAAATGGTCGAATACGAGGTCGTGGAGATCAAGTTCGAGGAATGCTGA
- a CDS encoding SAM-dependent chlorinase/fluorinase, with the protein MPASRPLIALLTDFGERDWFVASMKGVILTLSPSARIVDISHQIPSHHIDEASYVLGACYRHFPQGTIYVCVVDPGVGSARRAILATTSRYWFLAPDNGLLSHVLEQEQDVKIRQIEEERYRLPSEGTTFDGRDLFAPVAALLANGEPPSFFGPVINDPMKSLVWAPQQQGQIVVGRIEYIDRFGNLISNVTAKQVREFQATIGLAKIEIQIGTHIVTKVVGSYSQGDRQIPAALINSSGFLEIFLQEENAACCLQVDVGTELRLC; encoded by the coding sequence GTGCCGGCGTCACGCCCGCTCATTGCCCTTCTAACAGATTTTGGCGAGCGTGACTGGTTCGTCGCGAGCATGAAGGGTGTGATCCTCACACTCAGCCCCAGCGCCAGAATCGTCGATATCTCCCACCAAATTCCTTCTCATCACATCGATGAAGCGAGTTACGTGCTCGGCGCGTGTTATCGCCATTTTCCACAAGGGACCATCTATGTCTGTGTGGTCGATCCCGGAGTCGGCAGCGCCAGGCGCGCGATTCTTGCCACCACATCGCGCTATTGGTTTTTAGCGCCGGATAACGGTCTGCTCAGTCATGTGCTCGAACAGGAACAGGACGTGAAGATCCGGCAGATTGAAGAGGAACGCTATCGGCTGCCGTCCGAAGGGACGACATTTGACGGACGCGATCTATTCGCCCCAGTCGCCGCCTTGCTGGCCAATGGAGAACCGCCGTCATTTTTTGGACCAGTGATCAACGATCCCATGAAGAGCTTGGTCTGGGCCCCGCAGCAACAAGGGCAAATTGTGGTCGGACGAATTGAATATATCGACCGATTCGGAAACCTGATCTCGAATGTCACGGCAAAGCAGGTTCGGGAATTTCAAGCGACCATCGGACTGGCCAAGATCGAGATTCAAATCGGAACACATATCGTGACTAAGGTGGTGGGGAGCTACAGCCAAGGTGATAGGCAGATTCCTGCGGCCCTGATCAATAGTAGCGGGTTCTTGGAAATCTTCCTTCAGGAAGAGAACGCGGCTTGCTGCCTCCAAGTCGATGTGGGAACGGAGTTGCGACTCTGTTGA
- the lhgO gene encoding L-2-hydroxyglutarate oxidase: MQTCDFLVIGGGVIGLSIARELRRRRSDARVLLIEKEPSCGAHASGRNSGVLHAGFYYSPDSLKAKFTRLGSERLTAYCEEKRIPLNKCGKLVVAKDATDLPALDELLRRGQINGIELQAMTDREAKSIEPRVKTYQRALFSPRTSTVKPLHVIEAMQQDATREGVTIQCGTAYRGRLNSAVRTNHDTIEAGYVVNAAGLYADKIAMDFGFSEKYRILPFKGLYLYSDEPPGAIRTNIYPVPDLRNPFLGVHFTITADGKAKIGPTAIPALWRENYEGMSNFNVGELVEVASRGLGLLTGAGFDFRRLAIEEIAKYSRSRMVSLASVLAEGVDERNYQTWGRPGIRAQLLDITKRKLEMDFVLEGNDRSMHVLNAVSPAFTCSIPFSSHVCDHIDKAMK; this comes from the coding sequence ATGCAAACCTGCGATTTCCTCGTCATCGGCGGTGGAGTCATCGGCTTGAGCATCGCTCGAGAGCTGCGCCGACGCCGTAGCGACGCACGCGTGTTGTTGATCGAAAAGGAGCCCTCCTGCGGCGCCCATGCGAGTGGCCGAAACAGCGGAGTGCTCCACGCGGGCTTCTATTATTCGCCGGACAGCCTGAAGGCGAAGTTTACGCGGCTCGGCAGCGAACGGCTCACAGCCTACTGCGAGGAGAAACGCATTCCCCTGAATAAATGCGGCAAACTCGTCGTGGCCAAGGATGCCACCGATTTACCGGCGCTCGATGAACTACTGCGACGAGGTCAGATCAATGGTATCGAACTGCAGGCCATGACAGACCGAGAGGCCAAGTCCATTGAACCTCGGGTCAAAACGTACCAACGGGCATTGTTCTCACCTCGCACCTCAACGGTGAAACCCCTTCACGTCATCGAGGCCATGCAACAGGATGCAACCCGAGAAGGCGTCACCATTCAGTGCGGTACCGCCTATCGAGGGCGCCTGAACAGCGCAGTCCGCACAAACCATGACACCATTGAAGCAGGCTATGTTGTGAACGCCGCAGGCCTCTACGCGGATAAGATTGCCATGGACTTTGGATTCTCGGAAAAATATCGGATTCTGCCGTTCAAAGGCCTCTACCTTTACTCCGATGAGCCACCCGGCGCAATTCGCACCAACATCTATCCCGTTCCGGATCTCAGGAATCCGTTTCTTGGCGTTCACTTCACGATCACAGCAGACGGGAAGGCGAAGATCGGCCCGACGGCCATTCCGGCTCTCTGGCGGGAAAACTATGAGGGAATGAGCAATTTCAATGTCGGTGAGTTGGTTGAAGTCGCAAGTCGTGGGCTCGGCCTCCTCACAGGAGCAGGATTCGACTTCAGACGTTTGGCGATAGAGGAAATCGCCAAATACTCTCGGAGCAGAATGGTCTCACTGGCATCGGTCCTCGCGGAAGGAGTGGACGAGCGGAACTACCAAACATGGGGAAGGCCAGGAATCAGGGCTCAGCTTCTCGACATCACAAAGAGGAAGCTTGAAATGGATTTCGTCTTGGAGGGCAACGATCGCTCCATGCATGTCTTGAACGCCGTGTCGCCGGCGTTTACCTGTTCAATTCCATTTTCCAGTCATGTCTGCGATCACATCGACAAGGCGATGAAGTAA
- the bioA gene encoding adenosylmethionine--8-amino-7-oxononanoate transaminase has protein sequence MARPPSTRQLINWDHRYLWHPFTQMQEWEQDEPLIIERGKGSYLIDTEGKKYLDGTSSIWVNLHGHRHPVLDRALKTQLDKIAHSTFLGLSNPPAIELARELIRIAPKGLTRVFYSDNGSTAVEIALKMAVQYWQQRHPEAGPKNTFLHLKLAYHGDTIGAVSVGNIDLFHSRFKPLLFPTLEAEPPHCYRCPLHLTYPTCKMACIDPIEQILKARHRDLAGFIIEPMMQAAAGTIRHPAGYLKRIRDLCTQFDVLLIADEVATGFGRTGKMFACQHEQVTPDLMAISKGLTGGYMPLAATLATDEIYQGFLGRYDEFKTFFHGHSFTGNPLGCALALANLEVFQNEKTLVRLQPKIKLLARLLRPFQDLPHVGDIRQAGFMAGIELVCDRTTKEPYPFRVKAGHRVATIARSKGLILRPIGNVLVLMPPLSTTVDELKKMMEILKESIETLQID, from the coding sequence ATGGCACGACCACCCTCAACGCGTCAGCTGATCAACTGGGACCATCGATACCTCTGGCATCCGTTTACCCAGATGCAGGAGTGGGAGCAGGATGAGCCACTCATTATTGAGCGTGGAAAGGGTTCCTACCTGATTGATACGGAAGGGAAGAAGTATCTCGACGGCACCTCGTCCATCTGGGTGAATCTGCACGGGCATCGACATCCGGTTCTTGATCGTGCACTCAAGACGCAACTCGACAAAATCGCCCACTCAACCTTCCTAGGTCTTTCCAACCCACCAGCCATCGAACTGGCGCGAGAGCTGATTCGAATTGCTCCGAAGGGACTCACCCGTGTCTTCTATTCCGACAACGGCTCGACGGCGGTCGAAATCGCATTGAAGATGGCTGTCCAGTACTGGCAGCAGCGACATCCTGAAGCGGGGCCAAAGAACACATTTCTCCACCTGAAACTCGCCTATCATGGAGATACGATCGGGGCCGTCAGCGTCGGCAACATCGACCTCTTCCATTCTCGCTTCAAACCGCTGCTCTTTCCCACCCTTGAAGCGGAACCGCCACATTGTTACCGCTGTCCGCTCCACCTCACCTACCCGACGTGCAAGATGGCCTGCATCGACCCGATCGAACAGATTCTAAAAGCGCGTCATCGTGACCTCGCCGGTTTCATCATCGAGCCAATGATGCAAGCAGCCGCGGGTACGATTCGTCACCCAGCAGGATATCTCAAGCGAATCCGAGACCTCTGCACACAATTCGACGTGCTCTTGATTGCCGATGAAGTCGCAACCGGGTTCGGAAGAACAGGCAAAATGTTTGCCTGCCAGCACGAACAGGTTACGCCGGACCTCATGGCCATCAGCAAAGGACTCACGGGTGGCTATATGCCGCTGGCAGCTACCTTGGCGACTGATGAAATCTACCAGGGCTTTCTAGGGAGATACGACGAGTTCAAGACCTTCTTCCACGGCCACAGCTTCACCGGCAATCCGCTCGGCTGCGCCTTGGCGCTCGCCAATCTCGAGGTCTTCCAAAATGAGAAGACGTTGGTACGGTTACAACCCAAGATCAAGCTATTGGCGCGACTGCTCCGGCCTTTCCAAGACCTGCCGCATGTCGGAGATATCCGTCAAGCCGGATTCATGGCTGGTATCGAATTGGTCTGCGACCGGACGACGAAAGAACCTTATCCGTTTCGGGTCAAAGCTGGTCATCGCGTGGCAACGATCGCCCGGTCCAAGGGGCTGATTCTCAGACCGATCGGGAACGTGCTTGTGCTTATGCCACCGCTCTCGACAACCGTCGACGAGCTGAAGAAAATGATGGAAATCCTCAAGGAATCCATAGAGACTCTGCAGATCGACTAA
- the lepA gene encoding elongation factor 4: MQSLIRNFSIIAHIDHGKSTLADRFLEATGAVTAREAKEQILDAMDLERERGITIKAHAVAIKYRAEDGKTYALHLIDTPGHVDFTYEVSRSLAACEGALLLVDATQGVQAQTIANVNLAMANNLTIIPVINKIDLASADVESTKHSISEVLQLEADEALPISAKEGKGVPAVLEAIIARVPPPSGDPQAPLKALIFDSWFDNYQGVIVLARLVDGSIRPGMKIKVMSNNRTFEVMEVGQFTPKRTKKAELLTGEVGYLCANMREVADVKIGDTLTDTVTPTAAPFPGYKDVKPLVFCGLYSTDTAKYEDLRDALVKLRLNDSSFAYEPETSLALGFGFRCGFLGLLHMEIIQERLEREYGLTLITTAPTVVYHVTTTKGEVLQIDNPAELPPPNNITTFEEPFILATVITPERYMGAILQLCQERRGIQRSLQFLDPTRVMISYELPLNEVILDFYDKLKSRTQGYASLDYELLGYRESDLVKIDILLNGEAVDALSFITHHERAYHRGRQMAEKMKELIPRQMFEIAIQAAIGNKIIARETIGAMKKNVTAKCYGGDITRKRKLLEKQKEGKKRMKAVGSVEVPQEAFLAILKVGDE, translated from the coding sequence TTGCAAAGCCTTATACGCAACTTTTCCATAATCGCTCATATCGATCACGGCAAATCAACCCTCGCTGACCGGTTCCTAGAAGCTACTGGCGCAGTCACTGCACGAGAGGCGAAAGAGCAGATCCTCGATGCCATGGACCTCGAGCGGGAACGTGGCATTACGATCAAAGCCCACGCAGTGGCCATCAAGTACCGGGCAGAGGATGGAAAGACGTATGCCTTGCATTTGATCGATACGCCGGGGCATGTCGATTTCACGTATGAAGTCTCACGGAGCCTCGCGGCTTGCGAGGGGGCACTGTTGCTCGTTGATGCGACGCAGGGCGTGCAGGCGCAGACCATTGCCAATGTGAATTTGGCGATGGCCAATAACCTCACGATTATTCCCGTGATCAATAAGATTGATTTGGCCAGTGCGGATGTCGAAAGCACCAAACATTCGATCTCCGAGGTGCTCCAACTCGAAGCCGACGAGGCGCTCCCCATCAGTGCGAAGGAAGGGAAAGGGGTGCCGGCAGTCTTGGAAGCGATCATCGCCCGGGTTCCTCCTCCTTCCGGTGATCCGCAAGCTCCGCTCAAAGCGCTTATTTTCGATTCTTGGTTTGATAATTATCAAGGTGTGATTGTCCTCGCGCGGCTGGTAGATGGATCGATCAGGCCCGGCATGAAGATCAAAGTCATGTCCAACAACCGGACGTTTGAAGTTATGGAAGTCGGCCAGTTCACCCCCAAACGGACCAAGAAGGCCGAATTGCTGACCGGTGAAGTCGGCTACCTGTGCGCCAATATGCGGGAAGTGGCCGATGTCAAGATCGGTGATACCCTGACGGATACCGTCACACCGACCGCTGCGCCGTTTCCGGGGTACAAAGACGTCAAACCGTTGGTCTTTTGCGGTCTGTATTCCACGGACACCGCGAAGTACGAGGACCTTCGGGATGCCTTGGTCAAACTTCGATTGAACGATTCGTCGTTTGCATACGAGCCTGAAACCTCCCTTGCCCTGGGATTTGGGTTCCGCTGTGGGTTCCTGGGCTTGTTGCATATGGAGATCATTCAGGAGCGGTTGGAGCGAGAGTATGGGTTGACTCTGATTACCACCGCTCCGACCGTGGTGTACCATGTCACCACTACCAAGGGTGAGGTGTTGCAGATCGACAACCCGGCGGAATTGCCCCCTCCTAACAATATCACCACGTTCGAAGAGCCGTTCATTTTGGCGACGGTCATTACGCCCGAGCGATACATGGGGGCCATCCTGCAGCTGTGCCAGGAACGGAGAGGCATTCAGCGAAGCCTCCAGTTTCTTGATCCCACCCGAGTGATGATCAGTTACGAACTGCCGTTAAACGAAGTGATTCTTGATTTTTACGACAAGCTGAAATCCAGAACGCAGGGCTATGCCTCGCTCGATTATGAATTGCTCGGATACCGCGAATCCGATTTAGTGAAGATCGATATCTTGCTCAACGGCGAGGCGGTGGATGCGCTGTCGTTCATCACGCATCATGAGCGTGCGTACCATCGCGGTCGTCAAATGGCGGAAAAGATGAAAGAGCTGATTCCGCGGCAAATGTTCGAAATCGCGATTCAGGCGGCCATCGGTAACAAGATCATTGCGCGCGAGACCATCGGCGCGATGAAGAAGAACGTCACGGCCAAATGCTACGGCGGTGATATCACGCGGAAACGCAAATTGCTGGAAAAGCAAAAAGAAGGGAAGAAACGGATGAAAGCGGTCGGCAGCGTGGAAGTTCCCCAAGAAGCGTTCTTAGCGATTTTAAAGGTCGGAGACGAATGA
- the lepB gene encoding signal peptidase I encodes MSLDQNPRNADKLSGSPRVGDPASISGAKVTENADQSGRKSIVREYAEAIIVAMLLAFAIRVFVVQAFKIPSGSMIPTLQIGDHILVSKLSYGLQWPTDCKMLMSFPPVNCYTSTTVVTFGKPQRGDIVVFRFPEDEEKDFIKRIVGLPGDTIQLRNKVVLVNGQPLDDKAFTQRIDPGIIESTINPRDNFGPVMVPEGSYFVMGDNRDQSLDSRFWGYVREEKIRGKAFRIYWSWNGQGNWTEWVRWERFGKAIQ; translated from the coding sequence ATGAGCCTTGATCAGAACCCTAGAAATGCAGATAAATTGTCAGGTTCTCCACGTGTCGGGGATCCCGCCTCAATTTCCGGGGCTAAGGTGACGGAGAACGCGGACCAATCAGGACGGAAGTCCATCGTTCGGGAGTATGCCGAAGCGATCATCGTAGCCATGTTGCTCGCCTTCGCCATCCGCGTCTTTGTGGTGCAAGCGTTCAAGATTCCGTCGGGTTCGATGATTCCCACGCTGCAGATCGGAGATCACATATTGGTCAGCAAACTGTCCTACGGTCTCCAGTGGCCGACGGATTGCAAAATGCTCATGAGCTTTCCCCCGGTGAATTGCTACACCTCCACCACCGTGGTCACATTCGGCAAGCCGCAGCGTGGCGACATCGTCGTATTTCGTTTTCCGGAAGACGAAGAAAAGGACTTCATCAAGCGGATCGTGGGACTGCCTGGAGACACGATCCAGCTTCGGAACAAGGTCGTGCTCGTGAACGGCCAACCGCTCGACGATAAAGCCTTTACCCAACGAATCGACCCAGGAATTATCGAGAGTACCATCAACCCGCGTGATAATTTTGGACCAGTGATGGTCCCTGAAGGATCGTATTTTGTCATGGGAGACAATCGCGACCAGAGTCTGGACAGCCGGTTCTGGGGCTATGTGCGAGAAGAAAAGATCCGCGGCAAGGCATTTCGGATCTATTGGTCCTGGAATGGTCAAGGGAATTGGACGGAGTGGGTTCGATGGGAACGATTCGGCAAAGCCATCCAGTAA
- the rfaE1 gene encoding D-glycero-beta-D-manno-heptose-7-phosphate kinase: MGTIRQSHPVKNDTGASRPHGGSSEGSEAPSPKALRLHLQRFPKASVLVIGDLILDHYVMGRVSRISPEAPVPVVHVESESLRLGGAANVYSNILALGGKAHLCGVIGADPSGKQLVAELGHTRGLLGGIVVDRERPTTRKSRVIAHNQQIVRYDIEGRSELKAVLRQKILRYVESRMRELSCIVVSDYAKGVVSSVLMSEITRLAALRRVPVIVDPKVEHFNFYKGVTVITPNHLEATQASGMHGDDNQTINEAGAMIRQRLGCQSVLITRGEKGMSLYGGDGASWHLPTKARQVYDVTGAGDTVIGTLALALGAGADIKTGAIMANYAAGIVVGMVGTATVLPKQLSEAFGDE; the protein is encoded by the coding sequence ATGGGAACGATTCGGCAAAGCCATCCAGTAAAAAACGACACCGGCGCTTCGCGTCCGCATGGAGGTTCGAGTGAGGGGAGCGAGGCTCCCTCACCGAAGGCACTCCGCCTGCATCTGCAACGATTTCCCAAGGCGTCGGTCCTGGTTATCGGCGACCTGATCCTCGATCATTACGTCATGGGGAGGGTGAGCCGGATTTCTCCGGAAGCACCGGTCCCTGTGGTCCACGTCGAATCCGAATCACTCCGACTCGGCGGGGCCGCCAACGTCTACAGCAATATCCTGGCGTTGGGTGGGAAGGCTCATCTGTGTGGTGTGATCGGGGCCGACCCAAGTGGAAAGCAATTGGTCGCGGAATTGGGGCACACCCGGGGATTGCTTGGTGGAATTGTGGTCGATCGGGAGCGACCGACCACGAGAAAAAGTCGAGTCATCGCGCATAACCAGCAGATCGTCCGGTATGACATCGAAGGTCGTAGCGAGTTGAAGGCGGTCCTGAGACAGAAGATTCTTCGGTATGTGGAATCGAGGATGCGGGAATTGTCCTGCATCGTCGTATCTGACTATGCCAAAGGCGTCGTCTCCTCGGTCTTAATGTCAGAAATCACGAGGCTTGCCGCGCTACGAAGGGTTCCGGTCATCGTGGATCCCAAGGTTGAGCATTTCAACTTCTATAAAGGTGTCACCGTCATCACGCCGAACCATCTGGAGGCCACGCAGGCATCGGGGATGCATGGAGACGACAACCAAACGATCAACGAAGCGGGAGCCATGATCCGTCAGCGATTGGGGTGTCAGTCGGTTCTGATCACGCGCGGTGAAAAAGGCATGAGTCTGTACGGCGGTGATGGCGCGTCCTGGCATCTGCCGACCAAGGCCAGGCAGGTCTACGACGTCACTGGTGCCGGAGATACCGTCATCGGAACGCTTGCGTTGGCCCTTGGGGCTGGTGCCGATATCAAAACCGGGGCGATCATGGCCAACTATGCGGCCGGCATCGTGGTGGGGATGGTCGGTACGGCGACCGTTTTGCCGAAACAATTATCCGAGGCCTTTGGGGATGAATAA